One Kushneria konosiri genomic window, CCTCACCGGTGATCTCGTGACCCAGTACCATGCCGGTAGGGGCAGTGGTACGACCGCGTACCATGTGCTGGTCGGAACCACAGATGTTGGTGGAAACCACCTTCAGGATGACTCCGTGGTCGATGGGCTTGCCGTTGGGCGTTTCCATTTTCGGGTAGGCAATGTCCTGTACTTCAACCTTGCCCGGACCCATGTAAACCACGCCGCGATTGTCTGACATGCTAAATCTCCTGGTGCCATCACTTGCGTTTAAAGAAACCAGGCCAGTAGGGCGAATTGTGCACCTTGATGGTGCAAAAACGGCCAGAACGCATGCCTGGAAGTCTAGAGTGGAACAGGGACAAAAGGGAGAGTTATCCGTACGCGACGTTTGAGGATGGCTGGGCGACGTCGTTATCCCATGGTCTTATGCCTGTCGCACAGTGACAGCCATGTCGCAAATACACCAGGCAGTGACGTCGGCAAGCATTTCAGGGCAGGGGAGCAGCGATACCATCGCATCAGGATAGCGTGCGACATACCCCCCTGGCACTGCATTCGACTCATTCCCGGATAACAAACGACTTGATGATAAGGAGGCGTGATGCTTCATCATGGTTTCTCCCCCAGCGCAGAGCTGTCTGATTACGACACGGGCCTGGCCGAGGCGATCGCTGAAGAAACACAGCGACAGGAAGCGCATATCGAACTGATCGCTTCCGAAAACTATACCAGCCGCTACGTCATGCAGGCGCAGGGCTCGCAGCTGACCAACAAGTATGCCGAGGGTTATCCGGCGCGTCGTTACTACGGCGGCTGTGAATTTGTCGACAAGGTCGAGACCCTGGCCATCGAGCGTGCCTGTGAGCTGTTCGGCTGCCATTATGCCAACGTCCAGCCGCATTCCGGTGCTCAGGCCAATGCCGCCGTCTTCATGGCGCTGGTCAAGCCGGGCGATACCATCCTGGGCATGAGCCTGGCACACGGTGGCCACCTGACACACGGTGCTGCGCCGAACTTCTCCGGCAAATATTACAACGCCGTACAGTATGGCCTGAATCCTGAAACCGGCCAGATTGATTACGACGAAGTGGCCTCGCTCGCTCGTGAACACCAGCCCAAAATGATCATTGCCGGCTTTTCAGCCTATTCGCGCGTGATCGACTGGCAGCGTTTCCGCGAAATCGCCGATGAGGTTGGTGCCTATCTGATGGTCGATATGGCGCACATCGCCGGTCTGGTCGCCGCCGGTCTCTATCCGAGCCCGCTGCCCCACGCCCACGTGGTGACGACAACGACCCACAAGACCCTGCGTGGCCCACGCGGTGGCCTGATCCTGTCAGCCGACGCTGATGAGACGCTTTATAAAAAGCTCAACGGCGCGGTGTTCCCGGGTCAGCAGGGCGGCCCGCTCATGCACGTGATCGCCGCCAAGGCCGTGGCCTTCAAGGAAGCCATGACGTCGGAGTTTGCCGACTACCAGCGTCAGGTGATTGCCAATGCGCGTGCCATGGCCGGTGTCTTCATCAGCCGCGGCTTTGACGTGGTCTCCGGCGGCACCGATGACCATCTGTTTCTGGTGTCGCTGATCAAGCAGGGCGTGACCGGCAAGGATGCCGATGCCGCGCTCGAGCGTGCCTGCATCACCGTCAACAAGAATGCCGTCCCCAACGATCCGCAAAGCCCGTTTGTGACCTCGGGGCTGCGTATTGGCACGCCGGCCGTGACCACACGCGGATTCATGGAAGAGGACTGCCGCGAGCTGGCGTCCTGGATCTGCGACATTCTGGATGTGCTCGCAGAGCAGAAAAATACCGAAGCGGTCGAGACCGAGGTACGTGGCAAAGTGGAATCACTGTGTGCACGTCATCCGGTCTATGGCCAGAGCAACGACCGGGCGAATCAGCGACTCGAGAGTGAAGCCTCCGTAGTCTGAACACGGCCGACAGCAGGCTCCATCGGGGCCGACAAGGAGAAAGCTCATGCAACGTTATTCCGGCTTCGGTCTGGTTAAACACGCGTTCGGTCATCACGAAAACTGGGAGCGTCAGTGGCGCAACCCGGAACCCAAGAAGCGCTACGACGTCATTATCGTCGGTGGCGGCGGCCACGGGCTGGCCACGGCCTATTATCTGGCCAGGGAATTCGGCGTCAGAAACGTCGCCGTGATTGAAAAGGGCTGGCTGGGCGGTGGCAACACGGCGCGTAACACCACCATCGTGCGGTCAAACTATCTGTGGGACGAAGCGGGGCGGCTGTACAACCACTCGCTGGATCTGTGGAAGGGGCTGTCACAGGATCTCAACTACAACGTCATGTTCTCCCAGCGCGGCGTGCTCAACCTGGGCCACACCCTGCAGGACATGCGTGACATTCAGCGCCGCGTCAATGCCAACCGCCTCAACGGTATCGACAGTGAAGTGGTCACGCCGCAGCAGATCAAGGAGATCGAGCCCGAGCTCGACATCTCCAATCGGGCACGCTATCCGATCATGGGCGCTTCCTGGCAGAAAAGTGCCGGCGTGGCGCGTCACGATGCGGTCGCCTGGGGCTTTGCCCGCGGCGCCGACTCGCATGGCGTGGATCTGTTGCAGAACACCGAAGTGACCGGCTTCAAGATTCGTGATGGCAAGGTGCTGGGGGTCCACACCAACCGTGGCGACATCGAAGCCCATACGGTCGGCTGTGTGGCGGCCGGCAACTCGGGTGTGTTGGCGAAGATGGCCGGCATCAAGCTGCCGCTGGAGTCGCATCCGCTGCAGGCACTGGTCTCCGAGCCGCTCAAGCCGATTCTCAACACGGTCACCATGTCCAACCACGTTCACGGCTACGTGAGCCAGTCCGACAAGGGCGATCTGGTCATCGGTGCCGGCATCGACGGCTATCTCGGTTACGGTCAGCGCGGCAGCTACCCCACCATCGAGCACACCCTGCAGGCGATCGTCGAGATGTTCCCGATGTTCTCGCGGGTGCGCATGAACCGTCAGTGGGGCGGCATCGTGGATACCTGCCCGGATGCCTGTCCGATTCTGTCCAAGACGAAGGTCAAGGGACTGTATTTCAACTGCGGCTGGGGCACCGGCGGCTTCAAGGCCACCCCCGGTTCGGGACACGTGTTTGCGGCCAGTCTGGCGAAAGGCGAAATGCACCCGATCGCTGCGCCCTTTTCCATCGACCGTTTCCATACCGGTGCATTGATCGATGAACACGGCGCTGCCGGCGTGGCGCACTGAGGAGAGCCCGACATGTTTTATATCTTTTGCCCCTACTGCAAGGAGCACCGCGAGGAAGAGGAGTTTCATCCCCGCGGTCAGGCCCACCTCTTGCGCCCGGAAGATCCGGAAAATACCAGCGATGAAGAGTGGGGCGACTACCTGTTTTTCCGCGATAACCCGCGCGGCATTCACCACGAAATGTGGGTGCACTCGGTGGGCTGTCGCAAGTTTTTCAATATCACCCGTAACACGGTGACCTACGAGATCCTCGAGACCTATCCGATGGGCGAGCAGCCGACCATTACGGCGGATAGCCCCGAGATTCGTCACGAGCAGGGGGCTCAGGTGGCCGATGGCGGCTGGCAGACCGTCGGTGCCCGGCCCGAGAACAAGGCGCTCAACGAGGAGACCTCGTCATGACCCAGAGCAATCGACTTTCGGCAGGCGGGCGTATCGATCGCTCGCACGGTCTCGAGTTCACCTTCAATGGTCAGCGCTATCAGGGCTATGCCGGGGATACCCTGGCTTCTGCCCTGCTGGCCAACGGCGTGGATATCGTCAATCGCAGCTTCAAGTATTCCCGTGCCCGCGGCATCGTGGCTGCTGGCGCCGAAGAACCCAATGCCCTGGTGCAGCTGGGTGCGCGCAAGGATACCCAGGTGCCCAATGTGCGCGCCACGCAGCAGGCGCTCTATGACGGTCTGGTCGCGCGCAGCACCAACGGCTGGCCCAATGTCCAGCGTGACGTGATGAGCTGGGTCGGCAAGCTGGGCGGCAACTTCATGCCGCCGGGCTTCTACTACAAGACCTTCATGTCACCGGCCTCGATGTGGATGACCTACGAGAAGTACATCCGCATGGGGGCCGGTCTGGGCCGTGCCCCGACCGAATCCGATCCGGACATCTACGACCACATGCATCATCACTGTGATGTGCTGGTCATCGGCGCCGGCCCTGCCGGTCTGGCCGCCGCGCTGAGCGCCGCACGCGGCGGTGCCCGTGTCATGCTGTGCGATGAGCAGGAAGAGATGGGCGGCTCGTTGCTGGACAGCCGCGACACGCTGAATGGCGTCTCTCCCGTCTCCTGGATCGAGCAGACACTCAGTGAGCTCGCGTCCATGGAGACCGTCACGCTGCTGCCGCGCACGACCGCCAACGGTTATCACGATCACAACTTCGTCACGCTGCACGAGCGTCGTACCGAACATCTGGCCGACACTGCTGCTGATGCCGGCTTTCCGGGGCAGTCGCGTGCCCGTCTGCACCGCGTGCGTGCCACGCGGGTGGTGCTGGCCAGCGGCACTCATGAGCGCCCGGTGGTCTATGCCAACAACGACCTGCCCGGCAACATGGTCGCCGGCGCCGTGTCGACCTACATCCGTCGCTACGGCGTCATCCCCGGCAACAGCCTGGTACTCACCACCAGCAACGATCACGCCTATCGTGCGGCACTGGACTGGCAGGAAGCGGGTCGCAAGGTCGTGGCCATCGTGGATGCACGTTCCAATCCCGACGGTGATCTGGTGCGCCAGGCCCGTGACAGCGGCATTCGCGTCATCACCGGCAGCGCCGTGATCGAGGCGAAGGGCACCCAGCGCGTCAGCGGTGCTCGTGTTTCGGCCGTCGATTTGAACCACTTCGTGATCACCGGACGTATCGAGGAGCTTGAGTGCGACACCATCGCAAGCTCCGGCGGCTACAGCCCGGTAGTACATCTGGCCTCGCACACCGGCACGCGTCCGCAGTGGGATGACACGCTGCTGGGCTTTGTGCCCGGCGAGGTCAAGGGGCTGATTTCGGCCGGTGGTGTCGCCGGTCATTATGCGCTGAGCGAAACGCTGGCAGACGGCGTCCGTGCCGGCCGCCAGGCCGCCATCGACAGCGGCTTTGACGACGCCGAAGAGCTCAAGCTGCCGGAAGCCAGGGCGCGCCGCGAAGCACCGGCCTGTGCGCTCTATCAGGTACCGCACGAGAAGAAGGGCGCCCGCGCACCCAAGCAGTTCGTGGACATGCAAAACGATGTCACGGCGTCAGCCATCGAACTGGCCACGCGTGAAGGCTTTGAGTCCATCGAGCACGTCAAGCGCTACACCGCGCTGGGCTTTGGTACCGATCAGGGTAAGCTGGGCAACATCAACGGCATGGCCATTGCCGCGCGCTGCCTGGGCCGCTCGATTCCTGAAGTCGGCACCACGGTCTTTCGTCCCAACTACACGCCGATCACCTTCGGGGCGATCGTGGGACGCCATTGCGGCGAGCTTTTCGACCCCAAACGCTACACCGCACTGCATCAGTGGCATGTCGAGCATGGCGCCGAGTTCGAGGACGTCGGCCTGTGGAAGCGCCCCTGGTATTTCCCGCGCAATGCCAACGGCAAGAAGGAGAGCATGCACGAGGCCGTGGCCCGTGAATGTCTCGCCGTTCGTCAGGGTGTGGGTATCCTGGATGCCTCGACGCTGGGCAAGATCGACATTCAGGGTCCGGATGCCCGTGAATTCCTGGGGCGCGTCTACACCAACAAGTGGGCCAAACTGGCGCCGGGCCGCGTTCGTTACGGCCTGATGTGCAAGGACGACGGCATGCTGATGGACGACGGTACCACCAGCTGCCTGGGCGATAACCACTTCCTGATGACTACCACTACCGGTGGGGCCGCGGGCGTACTGGAGTGGCTGGAGCTGTGGCACCAGACCGAATGGCCGGAGCTGCAGGTCTACTTCAACTCGGTCACCGACCACTGGGCCACCATGACCGTGACCGGGCCGGACGCGCGCAAGCTGATGTCGGAAGTCACCGACATTGACCTTGACCGCGAAAAGTTCAAGTTCATGGACTGGAAGGAAGGCAACGTGGCCGGTGTCCCGGCACGCGTGTTCCGTATCTCGTTCACCGGGGAGCTGGCCTATGAGATCAACGTCCAGGCCAACTATGCCATGCAGGTCTGGAAGACCCTGTTCGAGCACGGCGAGAAGTACAACCTGACGCCCTACGGTACGGAAACGATGCACGTCCTGCGCGCCGAGAAGGGCCTGATCATCGTGGGTCAGGACACTGACGGCTCGGTGACTCCGGAAGATCTGGGCATGCAGTGGGCGATCGGTTACGACAAGCCGTTCCACTGGATCGGCAAGCGTGCCCTGAGCCGTCCGGATACCATGCGAGGTGACCGCAAGCAGCTGGTCGGCCTCAAGCCGAAGGACCCGAGCGTCGTGCTGGAAGAGGGCGCCCAGATCGTGCTCGATCCCAACGAGTCGATCCCCATGACCATGATGGGACACGTCACCTCGAGCTATTACAGCCCGTCGCTTGAAGGCAGCTTTGCGCTGGCCGTGCTGAAAAACGGGCGCGAGCGCATGGGAGAAACGGTCTATCTGCCCATGTCCGACGGCAAGGTGCACGAGGCTGAAGTCGTCAGCACCGTCTTTATCGACCCCAAGGGAGAGCGCCAGAATGTCTGACGTCAAGGAATTCGAGACCCGTCCGGCCGACGATTCGAAGGCGGAGTCACCGCTGGCCTGGTCGCTGCACGAGCAGAAGTCGCTGCCGCACGCCTCCAATCCGGGCGTGATCCTCAGCGAAAAGCCCTTCATGGGGCAGCTGATCCTGCGCGGCGGTGCCATCGTCATGGACGAGGCGGTGCGCGAGGTGATGAACATGGCTCTGCCGGCGCGGCCGCTGGCGCTGGTCACCGATGACAGCGGCGAGCGCTCGATCCAGTGGCTGTCGCCTGATGAGTGGCTGGTGATCGTGCCCGGCGGTGAAGAGTTCGAGCTGGAGCAGAAGCTGCGCCAGTCGCTGGGCCAGGCCCACTTCAGCATCGTCAACGTCAGCGGCGGTCAGACCGTCCTGTCACTGAAGGGGAAAAACTCGCGTGATGTATTGATGAAATCCATTTCCTACGACGTGCACTCAGAGGCGTTCCCGGTCGGCAAGGGGGTTTCCACGGTCTTTGCCAAGGCAACGGTCATCCTGCGCCGGCCCGAAGAGGATGGCTGGGAGCTGGTGATTCGCCGAAGCTTTGCCGACTACTGCTATCGCTGGCTGCTGGACGCTTCAAGAGAGTACGGCGTCAGCGTCACACGCTAGGCTCTGCTCAAGGGCCGGGGGCAGACGCTCCCGGCCCTTTTTTCATCTTTTCTGTCGCCCCCGGGCTCTATTGAAAACGACAAGAGAAATGCCATGACCCGAACCGTCGATACCTGGATTCTTGCGGCACAGTGTCCCAGCCTGCTGGGCACCGTCGATGTCGTCACGCGCTTTCTCAGGGAGCAGCGCTGCTACATCACCGAACTCAGTTCCTTTGACGATCGCTTGAACGAAGGGTTTTTCATTCGGGCCGAGTTTCGCCCGCTGGAGGACGGCTTCAGCAGCGAGACCTTCGAGAAGGACTTTGGCGAGCGCGCGCGGGAATTCGACATGTCGTTTGAACTGACACCGCCGAACAAGCGCACAAGGGTCGTGATCATGGTCTCAAAGGCCGACCATTGCCTGAACGATCTGCTGTATCGCTACCGCACCCATCAGCTGCCGATGGAGATCTGTGCCGTCGTCTCCAACCATCCCGACCTGGAGCCGCTGGCCCAGTGGCACGGCCTGCCCTGGTATCATCTGCCGGTCACCCCGGAGACCCGCGAACAGCAGGAGCAGCAGATTCTCGACATCATCGAGCGCACCGATGCCGAACTTGTAATACTGGCGCGCTACATGCAGGTGCTGTCGGCGCACATGTGTGATGTGCTGGCCGGACGCGCGATCAATATTCACCATTCCCTGCTGCCCGGTTTCAAGGGTGCCAGACCCTACCATCAGGCCTACGAGAAGGGCGTCAAACTGGTGGGTGCCACGGCGCACTACATCAACAACGACCTTGATGAAGGCCCCATCATCGCCCAGGGGGTCGAGACGGTGGATCACGCCCACTATCCCGAGGATCTGGTGGCAAAGGGGCGTGATATCGAGTGCCTGACGCTGTCACGCGCGATCGGCTATCACCTCGAGCGCCGCGTGTTTCTTTATTCAGGCCGCACGGTCGTGCTCGGCCACTGATGCTTCTGCGGCCTTGGCTCAGGGCCGCTTTTTAACAGGTCTTTGAGGCTTTCTTCCGGGATTTTCCGGGCGCAGGCCTCGCTCAGGTCACGTTCCCTTTGAGCCTTCTCTTGCCGGTTCCAAAGCGCCAACCGCGCAATTTTGCCCGCTTTTCTTCCCATGCCTTCCAACCGATTTTGTGCATGATTCAATGCCAGGAGGGCGAGCGCGATAAGGGCACTCAGCATTTGTCTGCCGCCGCCGTTAACTTCTGAATAGCATTCCGGAAATATTTTCGTTGAAGGCGACGTTATGACCAACCGTCTTCTTCAGCGACTGATCCTTTTTGCAGCAGGGCTGATATGCAGATCAATAAAAAGGCCTCCTCTCCTTATGCCAGTCGCTGGGCAATCCTCAGTCTGATCGCTGGCGTGATCCTCAGCGTGGCGGCCAGCCTCGCCACGGCCAACTTCAACCATCAGCGTGCCGAGCAGGCAGCCATCGCGGCGGCAGAAAAAACCGCGGATGCCGTGCTCAACCGTCTGAAGCTTTACGAATACGGGTTGCAAAGCGTTCGTGGCGCGATTCAGAGCATGGGAGAAGGAAGCATCAGCCGTGAGCGCTTTAATCGTTACAGCCGCACCCGTAACGTCGACAGGGAGTTTCCGGGGGCACGTGGTTTCGGCTTTATTCGACGCGTCGCGCGTCAGGATGTGGACACCTTTCTCGCCCGGGCAAAGGCCGATGGGTGGCCCGATTTCACGATCCGCGAGCTCGCCCCGCATGATTCAGAGCACTACATCATTGAGTACATCAGCGAGGTTGAGCGCAACCGACAGGCTGTTGGTCTTGATATCGCGTCTGAAGCCAATCGCAGGCAGGCGGCCCTATCTGCCATGCGAAGCGGAGAGGTACGGCTAAGCGGGCCCATTACACTCGTGCAGGCGACGGGGCTGCCCCAGCAGTCCTTCCTGATCCTCATGCCAATCTATCGGGGTGGGATTACGCCCGAGACGGTCGCAGAGCGCGAAG contains:
- the glyA gene encoding serine hydroxymethyltransferase; its protein translation is MLHHGFSPSAELSDYDTGLAEAIAEETQRQEAHIELIASENYTSRYVMQAQGSQLTNKYAEGYPARRYYGGCEFVDKVETLAIERACELFGCHYANVQPHSGAQANAAVFMALVKPGDTILGMSLAHGGHLTHGAAPNFSGKYYNAVQYGLNPETGQIDYDEVASLAREHQPKMIIAGFSAYSRVIDWQRFREIADEVGAYLMVDMAHIAGLVAAGLYPSPLPHAHVVTTTTHKTLRGPRGGLILSADADETLYKKLNGAVFPGQQGGPLMHVIAAKAVAFKEAMTSEFADYQRQVIANARAMAGVFISRGFDVVSGGTDDHLFLVSLIKQGVTGKDADAALERACITVNKNAVPNDPQSPFVTSGLRIGTPAVTTRGFMEEDCRELASWICDILDVLAEQKNTEAVETEVRGKVESLCARHPVYGQSNDRANQRLESEASVV
- a CDS encoding sarcosine oxidase subunit beta family protein; its protein translation is MQRYSGFGLVKHAFGHHENWERQWRNPEPKKRYDVIIVGGGGHGLATAYYLAREFGVRNVAVIEKGWLGGGNTARNTTIVRSNYLWDEAGRLYNHSLDLWKGLSQDLNYNVMFSQRGVLNLGHTLQDMRDIQRRVNANRLNGIDSEVVTPQQIKEIEPELDISNRARYPIMGASWQKSAGVARHDAVAWGFARGADSHGVDLLQNTEVTGFKIRDGKVLGVHTNRGDIEAHTVGCVAAGNSGVLAKMAGIKLPLESHPLQALVSEPLKPILNTVTMSNHVHGYVSQSDKGDLVIGAGIDGYLGYGQRGSYPTIEHTLQAIVEMFPMFSRVRMNRQWGGIVDTCPDACPILSKTKVKGLYFNCGWGTGGFKATPGSGHVFAASLAKGEMHPIAAPFSIDRFHTGALIDEHGAAGVAH
- a CDS encoding sarcosine oxidase subunit delta encodes the protein MFYIFCPYCKEHREEEEFHPRGQAHLLRPEDPENTSDEEWGDYLFFRDNPRGIHHEMWVHSVGCRKFFNITRNTVTYEILETYPMGEQPTITADSPEIRHEQGAQVADGGWQTVGARPENKALNEETSS
- a CDS encoding sarcosine oxidase subunit alpha family protein encodes the protein MTQSNRLSAGGRIDRSHGLEFTFNGQRYQGYAGDTLASALLANGVDIVNRSFKYSRARGIVAAGAEEPNALVQLGARKDTQVPNVRATQQALYDGLVARSTNGWPNVQRDVMSWVGKLGGNFMPPGFYYKTFMSPASMWMTYEKYIRMGAGLGRAPTESDPDIYDHMHHHCDVLVIGAGPAGLAAALSAARGGARVMLCDEQEEMGGSLLDSRDTLNGVSPVSWIEQTLSELASMETVTLLPRTTANGYHDHNFVTLHERRTEHLADTAADAGFPGQSRARLHRVRATRVVLASGTHERPVVYANNDLPGNMVAGAVSTYIRRYGVIPGNSLVLTTSNDHAYRAALDWQEAGRKVVAIVDARSNPDGDLVRQARDSGIRVITGSAVIEAKGTQRVSGARVSAVDLNHFVITGRIEELECDTIASSGGYSPVVHLASHTGTRPQWDDTLLGFVPGEVKGLISAGGVAGHYALSETLADGVRAGRQAAIDSGFDDAEELKLPEARARREAPACALYQVPHEKKGARAPKQFVDMQNDVTASAIELATREGFESIEHVKRYTALGFGTDQGKLGNINGMAIAARCLGRSIPEVGTTVFRPNYTPITFGAIVGRHCGELFDPKRYTALHQWHVEHGAEFEDVGLWKRPWYFPRNANGKKESMHEAVARECLAVRQGVGILDASTLGKIDIQGPDAREFLGRVYTNKWAKLAPGRVRYGLMCKDDGMLMDDGTTSCLGDNHFLMTTTTGGAAGVLEWLELWHQTEWPELQVYFNSVTDHWATMTVTGPDARKLMSEVTDIDLDREKFKFMDWKEGNVAGVPARVFRISFTGELAYEINVQANYAMQVWKTLFEHGEKYNLTPYGTETMHVLRAEKGLIIVGQDTDGSVTPEDLGMQWAIGYDKPFHWIGKRALSRPDTMRGDRKQLVGLKPKDPSVVLEEGAQIVLDPNESIPMTMMGHVTSSYYSPSLEGSFALAVLKNGRERMGETVYLPMSDGKVHEAEVVSTVFIDPKGERQNV
- a CDS encoding sarcosine oxidase subunit gamma, which encodes MSDVKEFETRPADDSKAESPLAWSLHEQKSLPHASNPGVILSEKPFMGQLILRGGAIVMDEAVREVMNMALPARPLALVTDDSGERSIQWLSPDEWLVIVPGGEEFELEQKLRQSLGQAHFSIVNVSGGQTVLSLKGKNSRDVLMKSISYDVHSEAFPVGKGVSTVFAKATVILRRPEEDGWELVIRRSFADYCYRWLLDASREYGVSVTR
- the purU gene encoding formyltetrahydrofolate deformylase, with translation MTRTVDTWILAAQCPSLLGTVDVVTRFLREQRCYITELSSFDDRLNEGFFIRAEFRPLEDGFSSETFEKDFGERAREFDMSFELTPPNKRTRVVIMVSKADHCLNDLLYRYRTHQLPMEICAVVSNHPDLEPLAQWHGLPWYHLPVTPETREQQEQQILDIIERTDAELVILARYMQVLSAHMCDVLAGRAINIHHSLLPGFKGARPYHQAYEKGVKLVGATAHYINNDLDEGPIIAQGVETVDHAHYPEDLVAKGRDIECLTLSRAIGYHLERRVFLYSGRTVVLGH